GTATGCCAAGCTTTTAGAAGCCACATCGTTTTTATTTTCGCCGAAAGCCCGGTAGCCAATTATGGGGTTAGCCGGGTTATTGTTAATATCTACCACCGGGGCAAAGTTCAGGTGCATGCCCAAACGTTTAAACTCCATAGCAATTTCGGCGCCCATGCGGTAAATTAAACTATCGTTGTTAATGGCGCCCAGCAACATGGGTAATGGGTACTGAATGGCACTATCCATGCGCATGCCAATACCCGATTCGGCGTCCATGCTAATGAGTAAAGGCACTTTACTGGCCGCCTGAAACTTATTGGTGAGTTTGGCTTGCCGCACCGGTCCGCCCTGAAAAAAGATTAAACCGCCTACTTTGTACTTTTTAATTAAGTGCAGCACATCTTCTTCGTGCTCCGGTCCCTGGTTCGAAAAAGCTTCTACAATCATGAGCTGGGCAATGCGCTCTTCGGGCGTTAAACGCCGAAACACCGAATCTACCCACCGGTTTTTGCGGTGCAGCGAGGTAATAAGCGCATTAGGGTATTTTAAAGTATCTTCTATGTCTATTTCTACTTCGCGGGCTTTAAATACTACTTTGCGGGCGGGCGGTTCTTTTTCGCGGCACGAACTCAGGTACAAACCGGCCAACAGTAAAAATCCAGTTATCCAGAAGCGTAACAGGCGGCAGTTGAAAGCGTAATTTTTAAAAAATAGCATGCATTCAGGTTTAATAGGCGCGTGTATTCCGGCAGAAATAATAATTCTTCAAGCAGATCTACCTGTATTTTGCGGTTAGTGTTACAATCATTTTTTAAATTTTGCTTATTCCCCGCTCTATTTACAGTTAGTTCTTGCCGGTTTGTAACCAAGTGGGTTAATATAACAAGGTTTATATTTAACTACTGTTTAATAGTCGAAAAATGAAACATTTACTTCTTTTGCCCCTATTTAGCTGCTAGCTACAAATCTGCTTACCCTGAAAACATAAGCTCATTTTTAAAATAGTAGCCGGCAACTGCAATAGAATGCGACTATTTGATTATACCGTTACTTATCTCGCCTAAAAACTCCCGAAGAAATAAGATTTAAGATTTATTAATTTCTGCTCCCGGCTGATTTTTCTTTTAACTTTAAGCCCAAATTTTAATTAGGTATGATACAGAAGAGTAACCGGCTGCATAATGTGTTTTATGAAATCCGCGGCCCCGTGTTCGAGAAAGCCATGGAGCTGGAGCTGCAAGGCTATAAAATAACCCGTTTAAATATTGGTAATCCCGCGCCGTTTGGCTTCGATGCGCCCGACGAAATTATTCACGACGTAATTATTAATTTGCGCCGTGCCCAGGGCTATACCGAATCAAAAGGTTTATTTGCGGCCCGCAAAGCCGTAATGCACGATTGCCAGCGCAAAGGCATTGCCGACGTAAAAATTGATGATATCTACATTGGTAACGGAGTAAGCGAACTGATTCTGCTCAGCATGCAGGCGTTGCTCAACAACGACGATGAAATTTTAATACCAGCACCCGATTACCCGCTCTGGACCGCTGCGGTAAATCTAGCCGGCGGTAAAGCCGTGCATTACCTCTGCGACGAAGCTTCGGATTGGTACCCGGACCTGGAAGATTTGGAAAGTAAAATTACGTCCCGGACTAAAGGTTTAGTGGTAATTAACCCGAATAACCCCACGGGGGCGGTTTACTCCGAAGATGTGTTGCGCCGCCTCGTAGCTATTGCCGAACGCCACAACTTGATTATTTTCTCCGACGAAATTTACGACCGCATTTTGTACGACGATGCTGTGCATTATTCGCCGGCGGCTTTTTCGAGCGATATCTTATTTCTAACTTTTAGCGGTTTATCGAAAAACTACCGGGCGGCTGGTTTCCGGGCTGGCTGGATGATTGTGAGCGGGGCCAAGCACCGGGCTAAATCGTATATCGAAGGATTAACCGCTTTATCGAGTATGCGCTTGTGCAGCAATGTGCCCTCGCAATTTGCCATTCAAACTGCCTTGGGCGGTTATCAAAGCATCAACGAGTTAGTTATGCCAAATGGCCGCTTGCGCAAACAACGCGATGCCTGCTACGAAAAGTTAATTTCTATCCCGGGAATTACCTGCGTAAAACCCAAAGGCGCTTTTTACCTCTTCCCGAAGCTGGATGTGCAAAAGTTTAACATCAAGGACGATATGCAGTTTGCCCTGGATTTACTCGAAGATCAGCATATTTTAATTGTGCACGGTACGGGCTTTAACTGGCCGCATCCCGATCATTTCCGGATTGTGTATTTACCTACGGTAGAAGAATTAAACGCCACCCTCGACCGCATGGCTTTGTTCCTGAAAGATTACGAAGGCGTAGCAAAGATTCAGTAGATATATTTCAATGATATATTGTAAAAAGCTTTACCAAAGCAATATTTTTAAATTTAAAGTTAAGTAAATAGATCATTCTATTGATTGATAAAAACAAAGGGCCAGCTGTATCCGCTGGCCTTTTGTTTTTTCTTCTACCTGGATCATTTAATGCATTTGAATCAAGGCTTTTGCAAGAACTTAAGGTCGTTTGTGAAGACACAAACGACGGCATTGAACGACGGCACTCAGGTACAAATGAAGGTACTTACTGGATAGAGTAACGCGAAGGCACTGCTTATTGATAATACTACTCATTGGTCATGTTCACTTGCCTCGCCCATTGGCTGTGTCTTCACAGCTAAATTTGCAAAAATTTAAAAATTTTCTATCCAGTACCAGTCGCTATTTAAGCAAGCTCAACAGAATTTAAAAACCAACATCCACTACCAGCACTTCCACCTGTAAATCCTTTTCCTGGGGCAAATACGAGAAGCGAACCCCGAAATTCCATAAAATCCCGTTGAAGCGCATGACGTTAAAATCGGTGCTTAGCTCTGCGCCGATGGATTGGTAATTTCTGTTGGGCTGGTAAATCACCGCCTTGCTCCTGCCCTGGCCGTAATCAAAAAATACGTTACCCCGCAACCGCTGAAAATACAGGAAAGGCCCTAAAGCTAAATCGGGGTACCAGAGCGGTAAGCGGTATTGCACAAAACCACCCGCAAAATTTTGGTGCGAGCGGTAGCTATAGCCCCTTGGGAAAATAATGGTGCTGGCAAAGCGGTAATTCTCGACATCCTGGTGCTGGTAATTACCGCCAATCTGGAAAGAATGGTGCTTAAACAAACCCGGAAAAGCAAATTGCGCCGTAGCCGCAAACAAACCACTTTTATAATCTCCGCCCATGGGGGTATGGTAATAATTTATCGCTAAACGTTGTTCAAACCGGCCGGCTAAATCGCGCTTGCTTCGGCTATGGCTGCGGATATAAGCTACATTATAATGTAAGTTACGCAGCGTACCATTTGATTGCTCGGTTAAAGCAGTCCGCGGCCGTTCGTAATCCGAAACATCTGTAACATTGGCATCGGCGCCAAAAACTAAACTTTCCTGGTAACGGGAGTGCGTTAAATTTAAGGGGATCTGGAAACCGGCCGTGATACTTTTTTCGCGCCAGCCATACTCTAAGGAATCGTCTTTTACTTCGGCCCGCTGACCGATAGCGCCGGCAACATTTATAATCGGGTAAAAGCCCTGATAGCTGAGGCCCACCTGTCCCCGACTGGTTTTCTCGTTGGCGTTGTAGGAATAGGTTGCCGTAGCTACGGTAGTACTGAGCAAATCCTGGGAGTAAAGGGTAGCGGTATAAATGTTGTTAACCGGGTCGCGGCCAGGTGCCCAACTATGGGGCTTTACAATATTTTTAAATTTTGAATAAGGCTGCACGGGGTACACCTGGTTAGGTACCTGGGTTAAAATATCCGGATTGCCTTCCTGTTCCACTACGGGCTGGTAGTATTTTACGCGGGTATCTGGCACCTGCGCCAGCGGTACCCAGGTAGCCGGGTTATGCGGCATGCGGGCGACAATATACCCGTTTTTGGTGAAATCGTTGAATATAATTTGTTGCCCATCGTGGCTGATGGTGGCATTGGTGCCGGCAAATGGCCGGGAAGTTACCTGGTATTGCTGCCGGGTAGTTATATCCAGGGCAAATACATTTTCGATGCCGGTATAAGGGGCATTAAAGTACACGTAATTGCCCACCATTACGGGGTGCCCGATGTTTTCGGTAGTAGGTGGCAGCACTTCGGTAAAAGTATTGCTTTCGGGATCGAGCAATTGAATGGTACGCTGGCCATTGGCAGTCCGGAGTAAAACAATGTTTTTACCATCGGGCGACCAGCGCGGCATCGAAAGGAAGTCGTTTTGGGGCGCTGGAATCCGTTTTAGTTCTTTCCCGGTAATAGCATCCAAAATAACCAGAGCGTATTCGTTTTTTAACGTAGCTTCTATGGCTGCAATTTTACTGGCATCCGGCGAAAAGGCCGGGGCTGCTAAACGGGTTTTCCGTTGTAAAACCTGTTTTTTACCGGTAGCTAGGTCGTAGGTTTTTAAAACCGAGTAAGTTCTTACTTGCCACCGCGGGTCAAACTCGTACTCCGACCACACAATTTTATTTTGCGCCACCGATAACATGGCGTTGCCGTTCAACGGGCCTGGGGTAAACAATTTTTCTTCGGTACCATCCAGTTTAACTTGTACGAACTGCGGGTAATCGCCTAAGCCGGATTTAAGCGCCACAATGCTGCCATCCGGCAGTTCCTGCGGAAACTCGTAGTTGGTGTAAACAGAATCGCTGCGTTTGGTAATCGTGGTAGCCTCGGTAAGTTCAATTTGGTTCACTTGCCCCGTCCAGAGTGAATCGAGTTCGTGTTGCAGGCGGCGGTAATTAGCGGGCAAACTATAACCGCTTTCGTAGCGCAACGACGACGAAAACACAAAAGGCACAAAAAATCGGCTCGCGGCCTGGTCTATTACGCCGCTCCAGAAATCGGCCCCGTAATGCCGGCGGCCATAGGTTACCAAATGATAGCCCAACACGTAGTGGTTGGGTACCGGGTCTTTAAAAGAACCTAAATGCTGCTTGTTGTAGGAGTAATTGCGGCTGCTGAGTAAATTGGTGCGGTACAGTAAATCAAAATCCGGAGTGCGACCGCGGCCACTGCGGGTAAATGCGGTTTCGGTACTCACGGCATCGCCTTCCCAAAACCAGTTAGGGATAGAAATATTATTGGCAACGGATAAGCCGTATTCGCCGCCCAAATAATACATTAATTTAGATAAGCTTTGCCGGGCTTTGTCGTATTGCACCACGTGCCGGAACTCGTGTACCGCCAGTAAATCGAGCCAACGGTTAGTACCCAATAAAGTGTAATCCTGCGGGGGCATGGTGTAAAACTCCGACCGGCGGGGCGCCAGGGTTACAAAACCGTTGGAAATTGCGTTGCGATTTTGTAAGATCAGCGGCAAGCGGCGGGGTTCTTTCTGCAGGCTACGCGATAAAGGCGCGTGCAAGTACTGTAGGGTGTTGG
The sequence above is a segment of the Adhaeribacter swui genome. Coding sequences within it:
- a CDS encoding pyridoxal phosphate-dependent aminotransferase, with product MIQKSNRLHNVFYEIRGPVFEKAMELELQGYKITRLNIGNPAPFGFDAPDEIIHDVIINLRRAQGYTESKGLFAARKAVMHDCQRKGIADVKIDDIYIGNGVSELILLSMQALLNNDDEILIPAPDYPLWTAAVNLAGGKAVHYLCDEASDWYPDLEDLESKITSRTKGLVVINPNNPTGAVYSEDVLRRLVAIAERHNLIIFSDEIYDRILYDDAVHYSPAAFSSDILFLTFSGLSKNYRAAGFRAGWMIVSGAKHRAKSYIEGLTALSSMRLCSNVPSQFAIQTALGGYQSINELVMPNGRLRKQRDACYEKLISIPGITCVKPKGAFYLFPKLDVQKFNIKDDMQFALDLLEDQHILIVHGTGFNWPHPDHFRIVYLPTVEELNATLDRMALFLKDYEGVAKIQ
- a CDS encoding TolB-like translocation protein, which codes for MPISTLLFSSKRKVLFLFASVFSYHTAQAQLDTNPPDVSWRQINTEKFQVIFPEGFENQAQHVANTLQYLHAPLSRSLQKEPRRLPLILQNRNAISNGFVTLAPRRSEFYTMPPQDYTLLGTNRWLDLLAVHEFRHVVQYDKARQSLSKLMYYLGGEYGLSVANNISIPNWFWEGDAVSTETAFTRSGRGRTPDFDLLYRTNLLSSRNYSYNKQHLGSFKDPVPNHYVLGYHLVTYGRRHYGADFWSGVIDQAASRFFVPFVFSSSLRYESGYSLPANYRRLQHELDSLWTGQVNQIELTEATTITKRSDSVYTNYEFPQELPDGSIVALKSGLGDYPQFVQVKLDGTEEKLFTPGPLNGNAMLSVAQNKIVWSEYEFDPRWQVRTYSVLKTYDLATGKKQVLQRKTRLAAPAFSPDASKIAAIEATLKNEYALVILDAITGKELKRIPAPQNDFLSMPRWSPDGKNIVLLRTANGQRTIQLLDPESNTFTEVLPPTTENIGHPVMVGNYVYFNAPYTGIENVFALDITTRQQYQVTSRPFAGTNATISHDGQQIIFNDFTKNGYIVARMPHNPATWVPLAQVPDTRVKYYQPVVEQEGNPDILTQVPNQVYPVQPYSKFKNIVKPHSWAPGRDPVNNIYTATLYSQDLLSTTVATATYSYNANEKTSRGQVGLSYQGFYPIINVAGAIGQRAEVKDDSLEYGWREKSITAGFQIPLNLTHSRYQESLVFGADANVTDVSDYERPRTALTEQSNGTLRNLHYNVAYIRSHSRSKRDLAGRFEQRLAINYYHTPMGGDYKSGLFAATAQFAFPGLFKHHSFQIGGNYQHQDVENYRFASTIIFPRGYSYRSHQNFAGGFVQYRLPLWYPDLALGPFLYFQRLRGNVFFDYGQGRSKAVIYQPNRNYQSIGAELSTDFNVMRFNGILWNFGVRFSYLPQEKDLQVEVLVVDVGF